The following proteins come from a genomic window of Pseudomonas sp. Z8(2022):
- a CDS encoding YceK/YidQ family lipoprotein, which yields MTDGVRLLLCALALLSLGGCATVRTLDAAKPGAPVVYAGTRLDWYSINGGCCPLDRFGAEAPRYPGLDLPGSALLDTLLLPFSLATALGVSLGVSGGL from the coding sequence ATGACTGACGGCGTGCGCCTGCTGCTATGCGCCTTGGCGCTGCTGAGCCTGGGCGGCTGTGCCACGGTGCGCACACTGGATGCGGCCAAGCCCGGTGCCCCGGTGGTCTACGCCGGTACTCGACTGGACTGGTACTCGATCAATGGCGGCTGCTGCCCGCTGGACCGTTTCGGCGCCGAGGCGCCGCGTTATCCCGGGCTGGACCTGCCGGGCAGTGCATTGCTCGATACCCTGCTGTTGCCGTTTTCGCTGGCTACCGCGCTGGGTGTAAGCCTGGGCGTCAGCGGCGGCTTGTAG
- a CDS encoding acetyl-CoA C-acetyltransferase, which produces MREVVIVAACRTAIGSFQGSLSRIPAPQLGATVTRELLARTGIEGEQVDEVILGQVLTAGSGQNPARQSVLLAGLPHTVPAMTLNKVCGSGLKAVILGAQAIRGGDAEIVIAGGQENMSLSPYVMPGARSGLRMGHAQLVDTMIQDGLWDAFNDYHMGITAENLAEQYGVSRAEQDAFALRSQQRAQAAIEAGRFADEIVPVEIPQRGAEPLRFARDEQPRAGTSLESLAKLRPAFKGEGTVTAGNASTLNDGAAAVLLMSAEKAAELQLPVLARIAAHASAGVDPAVMGIGPVFASCKALERAGWSLEQLDLIEANEAFAAQAIAVGRELHWDSAKVNVNGGAIALGHPIGASGCRILVSLLHEMQRRDARRGLATLCIGGGQGVALAVER; this is translated from the coding sequence ATGCGTGAAGTTGTGATAGTCGCCGCCTGCCGTACCGCCATCGGCAGCTTCCAGGGCTCGTTGAGCCGTATTCCTGCACCGCAGCTGGGTGCGACCGTGACCCGCGAACTGCTGGCTCGTACCGGCATCGAGGGCGAACAGGTCGACGAGGTGATCCTAGGCCAGGTGCTCACCGCCGGCAGCGGGCAGAACCCGGCGCGGCAGAGCGTACTGCTCGCCGGTCTGCCGCACACCGTGCCGGCCATGACTCTGAACAAGGTCTGCGGCTCCGGCCTCAAGGCGGTCATCCTCGGCGCCCAGGCCATTCGCGGCGGCGATGCAGAAATCGTCATCGCCGGTGGCCAGGAGAACATGAGCCTGTCGCCCTACGTCATGCCGGGCGCACGCAGCGGCCTGCGCATGGGCCATGCACAACTGGTCGATACGATGATCCAGGACGGCTTGTGGGATGCCTTCAACGACTACCACATGGGCATCACCGCGGAGAACCTGGCAGAACAGTACGGCGTGTCACGCGCCGAGCAGGACGCCTTCGCCCTGCGCTCGCAGCAGCGCGCCCAGGCCGCCATCGAGGCCGGTCGTTTCGCCGACGAGATCGTCCCGGTGGAAATTCCCCAGCGCGGCGCCGAGCCGCTGCGCTTCGCCCGGGATGAACAGCCGCGCGCCGGCACCAGCCTGGAAAGCCTGGCCAAGCTGCGCCCGGCATTCAAGGGTGAGGGTACGGTGACCGCCGGCAACGCCTCGACCCTCAACGACGGCGCCGCTGCCGTACTGCTGATGAGCGCCGAGAAGGCCGCCGAACTGCAACTGCCGGTGCTCGCGCGCATCGCTGCTCACGCCAGCGCCGGGGTAGACCCGGCGGTGATGGGCATCGGCCCGGTGTTCGCCAGCTGCAAGGCGCTGGAGCGTGCTGGCTGGAGCCTGGAGCAGCTGGACCTGATCGAGGCCAACGAAGCCTTCGCCGCCCAGGCCATTGCCGTCGGCCGCGAACTGCACTGGGACAGCGCCAAGGTCAACGTCAACGGCGGTGCCATCGCCCTCGGCCACCCCATCGGCGCCTCCGGCTGCCGCATCCTGGTCAGCCTGCTCCACGAAATGCAGCGCCGCGACGCTCGCCGCGGCCTGGCCACTCTGTGCATCGGCGGCGGCCAGGGCGTGGCACTGGCGGTCGAACGCTGA
- a CDS encoding GNAT family N-acetyltransferase, with amino-acid sequence MRIVQATLEHLDLLTPLFVKYREFYNELPYPESSRKFLEKRLRRKESVIYLALADDEDKLLGFCQLYPSYSSLSLKRVWILNDIYVAEDARRQLVADRLLHTAKQMAKDTNAVRMRVATSRDNEVAQKVYESIGFREDEQFKNYVLPINGD; translated from the coding sequence ATGCGCATCGTCCAAGCCACCCTGGAGCACCTGGACCTGTTGACCCCGCTGTTCGTCAAGTACCGCGAGTTCTACAACGAGCTGCCCTACCCCGAGTCGTCGCGCAAGTTTCTCGAGAAGCGCCTGCGGCGCAAGGAATCGGTGATCTACCTGGCCCTGGCTGACGATGAAGACAAGCTGCTCGGTTTCTGCCAGCTCTACCCCAGCTACTCCTCGCTTTCGCTCAAACGCGTGTGGATTCTCAACGACATCTACGTGGCCGAGGATGCCCGCCGCCAACTGGTCGCCGACCGCCTGCTGCACACCGCCAAGCAGATGGCCAAGGACACCAACGCCGTGCGCATGCGCGTAGCCACCAGCCGCGACAACGAGGTGGCGCAGAAGGTTTACGAGTCCATCGGCTTCCGTGAGGACGAGCAGTTCAAGAACTACGTCCTGCCGATCAACGGGGACTGA
- a CDS encoding MBL fold metallo-hydrolase, producing MRTLTTLTGNSQKLDGGAMFGNAPKALWQRWMPADELNRIDLGCRALLVQEDERNILVETGIGAFFSPEMKQRFGVQEDHHVLLDELAKLGLSDADIDIVVLTHLHFDHAGGLLAAWEEGQPARLLFPNARFLTGRRQWLRARQPHARDRASYIPELLDLLEASGRLELIDEGSHCELLGPDWRLHWSDGHTPGQLLPEVAMPGGPVVFPGDLIPGAPWVHLPITMGYDRFPEGLIEEKEALLSDLFSRGGRLVFTHDPDVAMGRVTSDEKGRYGLDEAVKTANMLEN from the coding sequence ATGCGAACCCTGACCACCCTGACCGGCAACAGCCAGAAACTCGATGGCGGCGCCATGTTCGGCAACGCGCCCAAGGCGCTCTGGCAGCGCTGGATGCCGGCCGACGAGCTGAACCGCATCGACCTCGGCTGCCGCGCCCTGCTGGTGCAGGAGGATGAACGCAACATCCTGGTGGAAACCGGCATCGGCGCCTTCTTCAGCCCCGAGATGAAGCAGCGCTTCGGCGTGCAGGAAGACCATCACGTACTGCTCGACGAGCTGGCAAAGCTCGGCCTGAGCGATGCCGACATCGATATCGTGGTGCTGACCCACCTGCACTTCGATCATGCCGGTGGCCTGCTCGCGGCCTGGGAAGAAGGCCAGCCGGCGCGCCTGCTGTTTCCCAACGCCCGTTTTCTCACCGGCCGTCGTCAATGGCTACGTGCGCGCCAGCCGCACGCCCGTGACCGTGCCTCCTACATTCCGGAGTTGCTCGACCTGCTGGAGGCCAGCGGCCGTCTGGAGCTGATCGACGAAGGCAGCCACTGCGAGCTGCTAGGCCCGGACTGGCGCCTGCACTGGAGCGACGGCCACACCCCGGGCCAGCTGCTGCCGGAAGTCGCCATGCCGGGCGGCCCGGTGGTCTTCCCGGGCGACCTGATCCCCGGTGCGCCCTGGGTACATCTGCCGATCACCATGGGCTACGACCGCTTCCCCGAAGGCCTCATCGAAGAGAAGGAAGCGCTACTCAGCGATCTGTTCTCCCGCGGCGGCCGACTGGTCTTCACCCACGATCCGGATGTGGCCATGGGCCGGGTAACGAGTGACGAAAAAGGCCGCTACGGTCTCGATGAAGCGGTAAAAACCGCAAATATGCTGGAAAACTGA
- the ubiX gene encoding flavin prenyltransferase UbiX, producing the protein MSGPERITLAMTGASGAQYGLRLLDCLVQEEREVHFLISKAAQLVMATETDVALPAKPQAMAQFLTEYTGAAPGQIRVYGKEDWMAPAASGSGAPTAMVVVPCSTGTLSAIATGACNNLIERAADVALKERRQLILVPREAPYSSIHLENMLKLSNLGVTILPASPGFYHQPQTLDDLVDFVVARILNCLGIPQDMLPLWGEHHMVSDD; encoded by the coding sequence ATGTCGGGACCGGAACGCATAACGCTGGCGATGACCGGCGCCTCGGGCGCGCAATACGGTCTGCGCCTGCTCGATTGCCTGGTGCAGGAAGAGCGCGAAGTGCACTTTCTGATCTCCAAGGCCGCACAGCTGGTGATGGCCACTGAAACCGACGTGGCGCTGCCGGCCAAGCCGCAGGCGATGGCGCAGTTCCTCACCGAGTACACCGGCGCTGCGCCCGGGCAGATCCGCGTCTACGGCAAGGAAGACTGGATGGCGCCGGCCGCCTCCGGCTCCGGCGCACCCACCGCGATGGTGGTGGTGCCGTGCAGCACCGGCACCTTGTCGGCTATCGCCACGGGGGCCTGCAACAATCTGATCGAGCGCGCCGCCGACGTGGCACTGAAGGAGAGGCGCCAACTGATTCTGGTGCCTCGCGAAGCGCCCTATTCGAGCATCCATCTGGAGAACATGCTCAAGCTGTCGAACCTCGGCGTGACCATCCTGCCGGCATCGCCCGGTTTCTATCACCAGCCGCAGACGCTGGATGATCTGGTGGATTTCGTGGTCGCGCGGATTCTCAACTGCCTGGGTATTCCCCAGGACATGCTGCCCCTCTGGGGCGAGCATCACATGGTGTCGGATGACTGA
- a CDS encoding DMT family transporter has product MTSLPLSGANRPLTGIGLMLVATFMFASHDAMSKYLSGFYPIILIVWARYLIHTLLMAGIFLPQSGLRVLRTKSPGLQILRALCLLGVSLLFTAGLMFIPLAEATSVIFLAPLLVTALSVPLLGERVSPGQWAAVIVGFVGVLIIVHPGGSLFTPAVLLPLSAALCFSFYQILTRRLSEVDSATTSNFVAGLVNTLVMSVLVPFFWQLPSFSHGLMMLALGGCGMAAHLLLTHAFRHAAPALLAPFGYVQIVFAGMLGLLIFAHTPDLMTLSGILIICLSGLAAAWQSRR; this is encoded by the coding sequence ATGACCTCCCTTCCGCTGTCAGGCGCCAACCGTCCGCTCACTGGCATTGGGCTCATGCTGGTTGCGACCTTCATGTTCGCCAGCCACGATGCCATGTCCAAATACCTGTCGGGCTTCTACCCGATCATCCTCATCGTCTGGGCGCGCTATCTGATACACACCCTGCTGATGGCCGGAATCTTCCTGCCGCAATCCGGGTTGCGCGTGCTGCGTACCAAGAGCCCCGGTCTGCAGATACTGAGGGCACTATGCCTGCTGGGCGTCAGTCTGCTGTTCACCGCCGGCCTGATGTTCATCCCTCTGGCCGAGGCCACCTCGGTGATCTTTCTTGCGCCCTTGCTGGTCACTGCGCTGTCGGTGCCGCTGCTTGGCGAGCGCGTGAGCCCGGGGCAGTGGGCGGCAGTGATCGTCGGCTTCGTCGGGGTGCTGATCATCGTGCATCCGGGCGGCAGTCTGTTCACGCCTGCAGTACTGTTGCCGCTGAGTGCAGCGTTGTGTTTCAGCTTCTACCAGATCCTCACCCGGCGTCTGAGCGAAGTGGACAGCGCAACCACCAGCAACTTCGTCGCCGGCCTGGTCAATACGCTGGTAATGAGCGTGCTGGTGCCGTTCTTCTGGCAGCTACCCAGTTTCTCGCATGGTCTGATGATGCTGGCGCTGGGCGGCTGCGGCATGGCCGCGCACCTGCTGCTGACCCATGCCTTTCGCCACGCCGCCCCGGCATTGCTGGCGCCTTTCGGGTATGTGCAGATCGTGTTCGCCGGCATGCTTGGCCTGCTGATATTCGCGCACACACCGGACCTGATGACCTTGTCCGGCATTCTCATCATATGCCTCAGCGGTTTGGCAGCGGCCTGGCAGAGTCGTCGCTAG
- a CDS encoding zinc-dependent peptidase, protein MWSLKAWRRRRTLERNPVDPVHWAEVRRCLPILDGLDAREEQQLRERSVLFLHDKHLTALSGLELGPVERLLLAAQAQLPLLHLGDLNWYQGFHEIVLYPDDFVSPQRHRDASGIEHEWDDARSGEAWQQGPVILAWPGVESSGGWEGYNLVIHELAHKLDMLDGSANGLPPLHRDMRVQDWAHAMQSAYDALNAELDANPEAETAIDPYAAEDPAEFFAVTSEYFFSAPDLLAAAFPEVYRQLTLFYRQDTLARLQRLQAEHPDYRAVETATNG, encoded by the coding sequence ATGTGGTCACTCAAGGCCTGGCGCCGTCGGCGCACCCTCGAACGCAACCCAGTCGATCCCGTCCACTGGGCCGAAGTGCGCAGGTGCCTGCCCATTCTCGATGGCCTCGACGCACGTGAAGAGCAGCAACTGCGCGAACGCTCCGTACTGTTCCTGCATGACAAGCACCTGACTGCCCTGTCCGGCCTGGAGCTGGGCCCGGTCGAGCGCCTGCTGCTGGCCGCCCAGGCGCAGTTGCCGCTGTTGCACCTGGGTGATCTGAACTGGTACCAGGGTTTTCACGAAATCGTCCTCTACCCGGACGACTTCGTCAGCCCGCAGCGCCACCGCGACGCCAGCGGCATCGAGCATGAATGGGACGATGCCCGCAGCGGCGAAGCCTGGCAACAGGGCCCGGTCATCCTCGCCTGGCCCGGCGTCGAGTCCAGCGGCGGCTGGGAAGGCTACAACCTGGTGATTCACGAACTGGCGCACAAGCTGGACATGCTCGACGGCAGCGCCAACGGTCTGCCGCCACTGCACCGCGACATGCGCGTGCAGGACTGGGCTCACGCCATGCAGAGTGCCTATGACGCGCTCAACGCCGAACTGGACGCCAACCCCGAGGCGGAAACCGCCATCGACCCGTATGCCGCCGAAGACCCGGCGGAATTCTTCGCCGTGACCAGCGAATACTTCTTCAGCGCCCCGGACCTGCTGGCCGCGGCCTTTCCCGAGGTGTACCGGCAGCTGACACTGTTCTACCGCCAGGACACTCTCGCCCGCCTGCAGCGTCTGCAGGCGGAACACCCCGACTACAGGGCGGTCGAAACCGCGACCAATGGCTGA
- the mpl gene encoding UDP-N-acetylmuramate:L-alanyl-gamma-D-glutamyl-meso-diaminopimelate ligase: protein MHIHILGICGTFMGSLAVLAKELGHRVTGSDANVYPPMSTQLEAQGIELMQGYDPAHLQPAPDLVVVGNAMSRGNPAVEYVLNKGLPYVSGPQWLADHVLQGRWVMAVAGTHGKTSSSSMLAWVLEHAGMAPGFLIGGVPQNFGISARLGDTPFFVVEADEYDSAFFDKRSKFVHYRPRTAILNNLEFDHADIFPDLAAIERQFHHLVRIIPSEGLVIHPASEAALARVIEMGCWTPVQTTGEGGQWQARLLSADGSRFEVSFDGKVEGVVDWQLTGQHNVANALAVLAAARHVGVVPALGIEALGKFINAKRRMEKVAEVNGVTIFDDFAHHPTAIATTLDGLRKRVGDDTQVIAVIEPRSNSMKLGAHRDGLAESAEQADAVFWYAPPNLGWDLAATVAQARNPTRVCDSLESIIDGVKALARPGTQVVVMSNGGFGGLHGKLAEALEG from the coding sequence ATGCACATCCACATTCTCGGCATCTGCGGCACCTTCATGGGTTCGCTCGCCGTTCTGGCCAAGGAACTCGGCCACCGCGTCACTGGCTCCGACGCCAATGTCTACCCGCCGATGAGCACCCAGCTCGAGGCGCAGGGCATCGAACTGATGCAGGGTTATGACCCGGCGCACCTGCAGCCGGCACCGGACCTCGTGGTGGTGGGCAACGCCATGAGCCGTGGCAATCCGGCAGTCGAGTATGTATTGAACAAGGGGTTGCCGTACGTTTCCGGTCCGCAGTGGCTGGCCGACCATGTGCTGCAGGGGCGCTGGGTGATGGCGGTGGCCGGCACCCACGGCAAGACCAGCAGCTCCAGCATGCTGGCCTGGGTGCTGGAGCACGCCGGCATGGCGCCGGGCTTTCTGATCGGCGGCGTACCTCAGAACTTCGGTATCTCTGCGCGTCTGGGTGACACGCCGTTCTTCGTGGTCGAGGCCGATGAGTACGACAGCGCCTTCTTCGACAAGCGCAGCAAGTTCGTCCACTACCGTCCGCGTACTGCCATTCTCAACAACCTCGAGTTCGACCATGCCGACATCTTCCCGGACCTGGCCGCCATCGAACGGCAGTTCCATCACCTGGTGCGGATCATCCCCAGCGAGGGCCTGGTCATTCATCCGGCCAGCGAAGCTGCGCTGGCGCGGGTGATCGAGATGGGCTGCTGGACACCGGTGCAGACCACCGGCGAAGGCGGGCAATGGCAGGCGCGCCTGCTCAGCGCCGATGGCTCGCGCTTCGAGGTGAGCTTCGACGGCAAGGTCGAGGGCGTGGTGGACTGGCAACTGACCGGTCAGCACAATGTCGCCAACGCTCTGGCGGTGCTGGCGGCAGCGCGCCACGTTGGCGTGGTGCCGGCGCTGGGCATCGAGGCGCTGGGCAAATTCATCAACGCCAAGCGGCGCATGGAAAAGGTCGCCGAGGTGAACGGCGTGACCATCTTCGATGATTTCGCTCACCACCCGACCGCCATCGCCACCACTCTGGACGGCCTGCGCAAGCGCGTCGGCGACGACACCCAGGTGATCGCCGTCATCGAACCGCGTTCCAATTCGATGAAGCTCGGTGCCCATCGCGACGGTCTGGCTGAATCCGCCGAACAGGCCGATGCGGTGTTCTGGTATGCGCCGCCGAATCTGGGCTGGGATCTGGCCGCCACCGTGGCGCAGGCGCGCAACCCGACGCGTGTGTGCGACTCGCTGGAGTCGATCATCGACGGCGTGAAGGCCCTGGCGCGCCCCGGCACCCAGGTGGTGGTGATGAGCAACGGCGGTTTCGGTGGCCTGCATGGCAAGCTGGCCGAGGCTCTGGAGGGATAG
- a CDS encoding YbaK/EbsC family protein yields the protein MSLASVRAFFAAKAPDISIIELQTSTATVALAAEAHGVAPGQIAKTLAFRIAERDVLIVARGDARIDNRKMKECFGAKARMLDAQTVVELTSHPVGGVCPFGLATPLSVYCDRSLLAFDEVLPAAGATHSAVRIAPQRMAELVSAEWIDVCQEVEAETC from the coding sequence ATGAGTCTGGCCTCTGTACGTGCCTTCTTCGCCGCCAAGGCGCCCGACATTTCGATCATCGAACTGCAGACCAGCACCGCCACCGTGGCGCTGGCTGCCGAAGCGCACGGCGTGGCGCCGGGACAGATCGCCAAGACCCTGGCCTTTCGCATTGCCGAACGCGACGTTCTGATCGTTGCCCGCGGTGACGCGCGCATCGACAACCGCAAGATGAAGGAATGCTTCGGCGCCAAGGCGCGCATGCTCGATGCGCAGACCGTGGTCGAGCTGACCAGCCACCCGGTGGGCGGCGTCTGCCCGTTCGGCCTGGCCACACCGCTGAGCGTCTACTGCGACCGCTCGCTCCTGGCCTTCGACGAAGTGCTGCCGGCAGCCGGTGCTACCCACAGCGCCGTGCGCATCGCCCCGCAACGCATGGCCGAACTGGTGAGCGCCGAGTGGATCGACGTGTGTCAGGAAGTGGAAGCGGAAACCTGCTAA
- the ppa gene encoding inorganic diphosphatase gives MSYSKIPAGKDLPNDIYVAIEIPANHAPIKYEIDHDTDCLMVDRFMATPMFYPANYGFIPHTLADDGDPLDVLVVTPYPVAPGSVIRARPVGVLHMSDEAGGDAKLVAVPHDKLTVLYKDVQEYTDLPALLIEQIKHFFENYKDLEKGKWVKVEGWGGAEEARGLINKAVAAYQK, from the coding sequence ATGAGCTACAGCAAGATCCCGGCTGGCAAAGACCTGCCGAACGACATCTACGTCGCCATCGAAATCCCGGCCAACCACGCGCCGATCAAATACGAGATCGACCACGACACCGACTGCCTGATGGTCGACCGTTTCATGGCCACCCCGATGTTCTATCCGGCCAACTACGGTTTCATCCCGCATACCCTGGCTGACGACGGCGACCCCCTCGACGTGCTGGTCGTGACCCCTTATCCGGTTGCACCGGGTTCGGTGATCCGCGCTCGCCCGGTGGGCGTACTGCACATGAGCGACGAAGCCGGCGGCGACGCCAAGCTGGTTGCCGTTCCGCACGACAAGCTGACCGTTCTGTACAAGGACGTTCAGGAATACACCGACCTGCCCGCGCTGCTGATCGAGCAGATCAAGCATTTCTTCGAGAACTACAAGGATCTCGAGAAGGGCAAGTGGGTCAAGGTAGAAGGCTGGGGCGGCGCTGAAGAAGCCCGCGGCCTGATCAACAAGGCAGTCGCGGCTTATCAGAAGTAA